In Hahella sp. HNIBRBA332, the genomic window CAAAGTATTCTCATCGATGAAAACGGCGTGTTTTTTGGCGCCGCCGACCCTCGTCGCAGTACGTCCTCCGCCATGGGTTTTTGACCCTTCGGGCTTTTAAACTATCCTTACATCCTAGTACTATGCGCCGCTTTTTCTTAACGGAGAAGCGGACGCTTCTCCTATCTCAGTTTTGACCACCACGTCGTAGAACGAACTCAGGATGGTCGTATAATAGCGTAGTATCAATCACTTAGCGGCTGTAAGGCTGACAGGAATAGTCGTGTCTGAATTAAAATTCGATGTTGTTTTATTGGGGCAGTGCCAACAGGGCATGAACCCAGATGATGTAATAAACAAACTGGCCGCCTTGTTCAGGACGGATGTGGACAAGGTGGAAAAAATGATGGTGAAGAGCCGTCATGTGATCAAGAAAAATGTCGATGGCGCTACCGCCAAAAAATATAAAACGGCGATAGAACAAGCCGGCGGCGTATGTGAAGTGGTCAAGAGCGCGGCGGCGCCAGTGAAGAAAGAACCTCCTATACGCGCAGCCCAGCCTGCGCCAAAGCCCAGCGCCCCCAAACCCGCTGCGGCGCAAAAGACGGCTACCAATGCCGCCGTGAATAACGCCTACCGCGCGCCTGTGGCGCCGGTGGTAAGAGATCAAATCGTATATTGCCGTCAGTGCGGCGCACATATCTCCGCCACCTTGACGGAGTGTCCTCATTGTCACGCCAAACAATCCCCCACCAGCGCCAAGAGCAAAGTGACGGCGGGGCTGCTGGCGTTTTTCCTGGGCGGACTGGGCGTGCACCGGTTCTATCTGGGTCAATGGTGGGGCATTTTCTATCTGTTGTTCTGGTTTACGATGATTCCCAGTGTGGTCTCATTGATTGAGGCGATCGTCTTCTTCGCGTCATCGGAAGACAAATGGCAGGAAAAATACGGTCAGGTGCGCGGCGGCGGAGGCCTAATGGTTGTCGCGGCGATTGGGGGGCTGTTTGTTTTGGTCGCCTTTACCGGCATCCTGGCGGCGATTGCGATTCCCGCCTATCAAGACTATGTGACGCGATCTCAAGTCCAGACCTCCATGCCGTTTGTGAAGGAAAACCAGGATAAAGTCAGCGCGTTTATCCAGCGCACGGGCTTCTATCCCAACCAGAACCTGGATGCAGGGTTGCCTGAGGATCTGCGTGATAAAGTCGCCAGTATTCAACTGCAACAAAACGCCCGCATGGTCGTGACCTACGACATCAAGAGCCTGCGCGAAAATAACACCATTGACTGGACTCCCGCAGAAAAGAACGGCCAGATTGAATGGTCCTGTATGGAAGGCTCCATGCCTGACCAATACCGCCCGGCTGTGTGCCGGGGCGGAAGCCACAGCAGCAGCGGAGACCAGCGCGTCTCCGCCGCATCAGCCAAATTGGACAATGTGCTGCGCAGCGCTGACGGACGTTTGTCCCTCAGCGTGCCCGGACGCTGGAAGAAAATGGATGATCTGAATGAAGAAGCGTCCCTGGGGGCCGGCAATTTGTTCGATGACGCCTATGCGCTGATCCTGGAAGAGTCGCGCGCGGACTTTGAGGACGGCTATACGCTGACAGACTACTCAGAACTGATCGTGTCG contains:
- a CDS encoding NINE protein codes for the protein MSELKFDVVLLGQCQQGMNPDDVINKLAALFRTDVDKVEKMMVKSRHVIKKNVDGATAKKYKTAIEQAGGVCEVVKSAAAPVKKEPPIRAAQPAPKPSAPKPAAAQKTATNAAVNNAYRAPVAPVVRDQIVYCRQCGAHISATLTECPHCHAKQSPTSAKSKVTAGLLAFFLGGLGVHRFYLGQWWGIFYLLFWFTMIPSVVSLIEAIVFFASSEDKWQEKYGQVRGGGGLMVVAAIGGLFVLVAFTGILAAIAIPAYQDYVTRSQVQTSMPFVKENQDKVSAFIQRTGFYPNQNLDAGLPEDLRDKVASIQLQQNARMVVTYDIKSLRENNTIDWTPAEKNGQIEWSCMEGSMPDQYRPAVCRGGSHSSSGDQRVSAASAKLDNVLRSADGRLSLSVPGRWKKMDDLNEEASLGAGNLFDDAYALILEESRADFEDGYTLTDYSELIVSLMQESLVNHRTLGEWRPLVVNGLPARQVALTGSVDGVKVTYLITTVMGEENFYQVLGWTLASRYDNKSEQLQAVAASFKERQNSGPVAK